A section of the Marinoscillum sp. 108 genome encodes:
- the prmC gene encoding peptide chain release factor N(5)-glutamine methyltransferase, translating to MNHKVSAIYKESVLQLTPIYGEREAESIINLLLEDHLGITRIHRLTNPERELSESDHEKLRSAMLQLLRNVPVQHVIGFAYFMDRKYLVNKHTLIPRPETEELVELILDENDRHQKLNILDIGTGTGCIAISLALAMRASNVTGWDISEGAVKTAQKNSQALGAQVNMEVQDVFGEIPPQQYDLIVSNPPYIPEADRIEMHENVVAFEPEGALFVSNDDPLIFYRRIAEIGLTHLAPGGKLYFEIHEAFGLATKDMLRTKGYEDVKVFQDLNGKDRMVRAILL from the coding sequence GTGAATCACAAAGTGTCCGCAATTTACAAAGAATCAGTTCTTCAACTCACTCCTATCTATGGAGAAAGAGAGGCAGAGTCAATCATCAATCTCTTGCTGGAAGATCATTTGGGGATCACCCGGATCCACCGACTCACCAATCCTGAAAGAGAGCTTTCGGAAAGTGACCATGAAAAGCTCCGGTCTGCCATGCTACAGCTGCTGAGAAATGTGCCCGTGCAGCACGTCATCGGCTTTGCTTATTTTATGGATCGAAAATATCTGGTGAATAAACATACCCTAATTCCCAGACCAGAAACCGAGGAGCTGGTGGAGTTGATACTTGATGAGAATGATCGTCATCAAAAACTCAATATCCTGGATATAGGTACTGGCACCGGATGCATTGCCATCAGTCTCGCGCTGGCCATGAGGGCCTCAAATGTGACTGGTTGGGACATCTCTGAAGGAGCTGTAAAAACCGCTCAGAAAAACAGCCAGGCGTTGGGAGCTCAAGTCAACATGGAGGTACAGGATGTGTTTGGGGAAATTCCTCCACAGCAGTATGACCTCATCGTGAGTAACCCTCCTTATATACCGGAGGCGGATCGCATCGAAATGCATGAGAATGTGGTGGCCTTTGAGCCGGAAGGGGCACTCTTCGTCTCGAATGATGACCCGCTCATTTTTTACCGACGCATTGCCGAGATTGGGCTAACTCACCTAGCCCCGGGAGGAAAGCTCTATTTCGAAATCCATGAGGCCTTTGGACTGGCAACGAAAGACATGCTGAGAACAAAAGGATACGAAGACGTAAAAGTTTTTCAAGACCTGAATGGCAAAGATCGCATGGTAAGGGCAATACTCCTCTGA
- a CDS encoding DUF4870 domain-containing protein — protein sequence MTDTSEKYYPIEQVEDISMRDREDAMGAYLMMFAALAAGLPLPILNLIAAVIYYYVNKGKSRFVKFHALQSLYSQIPTTLMNAGLVFWTFRIIFNEGSFRSSDVFMEGFATVSELYWGYLWVVVAANLLYVIFSLVGATKARKGRFYYFLFFGKLAYHFAYRKEESSDAPVLNEPPK from the coding sequence ATGACAGACACATCCGAAAAATACTACCCTATTGAGCAGGTAGAGGATATCAGCATGAGGGATCGGGAAGATGCCATGGGGGCATACCTGATGATGTTTGCCGCTCTGGCGGCAGGCCTCCCTTTGCCTATTTTGAATCTCATCGCTGCGGTGATCTACTATTATGTGAACAAAGGCAAAAGCAGATTTGTGAAATTTCACGCTCTGCAATCCCTCTATTCGCAGATCCCCACCACTCTGATGAACGCAGGGTTGGTTTTTTGGACCTTCCGGATCATCTTCAATGAAGGGTCATTTCGCAGTAGTGATGTGTTTATGGAGGGATTTGCTACCGTATCGGAGCTCTACTGGGGTTACCTGTGGGTGGTAGTGGCAGCCAATCTGTTGTATGTCATTTTCAGTCTGGTGGGAGCCACAAAAGCCCGAAAAGGAAGGTTCTATTATTTCCTTTTCTTTGGCAAGCTGGCTTATCACTTTGCTTATCGCAAAGAGGAGTCTTCTGACGCTCCCGTTCTCAATGAGCCTCCCAAATAA
- a CDS encoding DUF4389 domain-containing protein, which produces MKLTIQHQEYYSRGELILRSLFGAIYIAFPHLFLLIFVSIWGAILQFIAWWIVLFTGKYPQSFFEFQVGLLQWNLRLNARLMNLSDGYPAFGINASDEYTSLEVPYPENISRGLLLLRAFFGFIYVLIPHGFILYFRTLWGIILSFLAFWAVLFTGKYPESWHTFNVETLRWSTRVSLYMGFMDDQYPPFSGKE; this is translated from the coding sequence ATGAAGTTAACCATCCAACATCAGGAGTACTACTCCCGTGGAGAGCTCATCTTGCGCTCACTCTTTGGTGCGATTTACATCGCATTCCCACACCTCTTTCTCCTTATTTTCGTCAGCATCTGGGGAGCCATCTTACAGTTCATTGCCTGGTGGATTGTCCTTTTTACCGGAAAATACCCTCAAAGCTTTTTTGAGTTTCAGGTGGGTCTGTTGCAGTGGAACCTGCGACTGAATGCCCGATTGATGAACCTTTCTGACGGGTACCCGGCCTTTGGCATCAATGCCTCCGACGAGTACACCTCACTGGAAGTACCTTACCCTGAAAACATCAGCCGAGGATTGCTCCTGCTCCGTGCGTTCTTTGGTTTTATTTATGTGCTTATCCCACATGGATTTATTCTTTATTTCCGTACGCTCTGGGGAATTATCCTCTCTTTTCTCGCCTTTTGGGCCGTGCTTTTCACTGGTAAGTATCCGGAATCCTGGCATACCTTCAATGTGGAAACATTGAGATGGAGCACCCGCGTGAGCTTATACATGGGCTTTATGGATGATCAGTATCCACCATTTTCCGGTAAGGAATAA
- a CDS encoding M48 family metallopeptidase, giving the protein MIKGLYKELLIVIGAFLIGWLAFTLFRWVPDAPELSVSVETEQELGDLLADQVLREYEAVENDTVSEAILTIKKRLLTAIGPTNYDYQLHVLNEPEVNAFATLGGHIFIFSGIIRLSENPEELAAVLAHEMGHVEERHVVNKILKDLGINVVFSILTGSDPVLVGEIAKATISSSFDRTQETSADQFALKTLEEAAISPRYVSTIFRRLKEKYGEGDDRLDFLMSHPNLNKRIKEALEYPLKENFEAEPMNIDWELVKSAL; this is encoded by the coding sequence ATGATCAAAGGACTCTATAAGGAACTGCTCATCGTCATTGGGGCATTTCTCATTGGTTGGTTAGCTTTCACCCTGTTTAGATGGGTGCCTGATGCCCCCGAACTGTCCGTGTCTGTGGAAACGGAGCAAGAGCTGGGAGACCTACTGGCCGACCAGGTGCTGCGAGAGTATGAAGCGGTAGAAAACGATACGGTGAGTGAAGCCATTCTGACTATCAAAAAGAGACTCCTGACGGCCATCGGTCCTACCAACTATGACTATCAACTCCATGTGCTGAATGAACCGGAGGTGAACGCTTTTGCTACGCTGGGTGGACATATCTTTATTTTCTCGGGAATCATCAGGCTCTCAGAGAACCCAGAGGAGCTGGCAGCAGTACTGGCCCATGAAATGGGTCATGTGGAAGAACGCCATGTTGTGAATAAAATCCTGAAGGATCTCGGTATCAATGTGGTCTTTTCCATCCTTACCGGAAGTGATCCGGTACTGGTAGGGGAAATAGCCAAAGCCACCATCTCCTCCTCATTTGACAGGACTCAGGAGACAAGTGCGGACCAGTTTGCCTTAAAGACACTGGAAGAAGCAGCCATCAGCCCCCGGTATGTTTCCACGATCTTTAGGCGGCTGAAAGAAAAGTACGGAGAAGGTGACGACCGGCTGGATTTTCTGATGTCTCACCCCAATCTCAATAAGCGCATCAAGGAAGCACTAGAGTATCCACTAAAAGAAAACTTCGAAGCTGAGCCGATGAATATTGACTGGGAGCTGGTGAAGTCAGCACTATAA
- a CDS encoding GAF domain-containing protein: MAEELNIIHTTDKREKYASLIPQIESLIADEEDLIANLANIAAALKYGMDFFWVGFYLVKNDQLVLAPFQGPIACTRINKGKGVCGQSWATGQTIIVPDVDQFPGHIACSSDSKSEIVVPVIKDGAVIGVLDVDSDQLNTFDEVDQEFLERLVSKL, encoded by the coding sequence ATGGCAGAAGAACTAAACATTATCCATACCACTGACAAGAGGGAAAAATACGCTTCTCTCATACCGCAAATAGAATCGCTGATTGCTGATGAGGAGGATTTGATTGCTAACCTGGCCAATATCGCCGCAGCACTCAAATATGGGATGGATTTCTTTTGGGTGGGGTTTTACCTGGTCAAAAATGACCAATTGGTGCTGGCTCCGTTTCAGGGGCCCATCGCCTGTACTCGGATCAACAAAGGCAAAGGTGTTTGTGGACAAAGCTGGGCCACTGGCCAAACCATTATCGTGCCCGATGTAGACCAGTTTCCAGGACATATCGCCTGCAGTTCTGATAGCAAATCAGAGATTGTGGTGCCTGTGATCAAAGATGGTGCGGTGATAGGTGTACTGGATGTGGATAGTGATCAACTAAACACCTTTGATGAGGTGGATCAGGAGTTTCTCGAAAGATTGGTTTCCAAGCTCTGA
- a CDS encoding energy transducer TonB codes for MPTGRKHSTLTREQIRNYLEGKLTGKNAHAVERQLLNDPFDEEAMEGYALFDPELTETDLDGLMKRVAARSKKRQSYAWRWAATFALLAVAAVVVWLVVPSLDPASDQLSLKEEDKQEKDAADMGDSKIVQEEVVIPEPPFIKEESVPVAEATRPKPEENILTEENEEGPSQEDVAITTRRPEPSADELMEEDQVIELADETLAEVVMEEVIPEESSALKKEAVAMSRSTGAVTRSALGVDNMVTGTVTDEAGTPLPGVTVVVKGTAYGVMSDSNGQYNLELADRSAVLVFSYVGYDQIELKVGDRRQLNVELETDVQALSEVVVTTYAETNEMSFESAEPAEGLKAYRSYLERELNYPRTAIDSNVSGKVILKVAILATGEIGTIEVKRSLGFGCDEEAMRLVRTGPPWRAATRNGEPVESQVRVKVVFQPE; via the coding sequence ATGCCGACAGGTAGAAAACATAGCACATTAACCAGAGAGCAGATCCGGAACTATCTGGAGGGAAAACTGACGGGCAAAAATGCCCATGCGGTGGAGCGTCAGTTGCTCAATGATCCTTTTGACGAGGAGGCTATGGAAGGATATGCACTGTTTGATCCAGAACTTACCGAAACGGATCTGGATGGGCTGATGAAAAGGGTGGCAGCAAGGTCCAAAAAGCGCCAGAGTTATGCGTGGCGTTGGGCAGCTACTTTCGCACTCCTTGCGGTGGCTGCTGTGGTTGTTTGGTTGGTGGTACCGTCCTTAGACCCTGCCAGTGACCAGCTATCCCTGAAAGAAGAAGACAAACAGGAAAAAGACGCGGCTGATATGGGAGATTCCAAAATTGTGCAAGAAGAGGTTGTCATCCCGGAGCCACCTTTCATCAAAGAAGAAAGCGTCCCGGTTGCTGAAGCAACCCGACCAAAGCCCGAAGAAAACATACTGACGGAAGAAAATGAGGAGGGTCCTTCTCAGGAAGATGTAGCGATCACTACCAGGCGTCCGGAACCCTCTGCAGATGAATTGATGGAGGAGGATCAGGTCATTGAGCTGGCAGATGAGACACTGGCTGAGGTGGTGATGGAAGAGGTGATTCCGGAAGAGAGCTCCGCACTGAAGAAGGAAGCGGTAGCTATGAGCAGATCCACAGGAGCAGTGACCCGATCAGCTCTGGGGGTAGATAATATGGTGACGGGCACGGTCACTGATGAAGCTGGAACCCCATTGCCAGGAGTGACGGTGGTGGTGAAAGGCACCGCCTATGGAGTGATGAGTGATAGCAATGGTCAATACAACCTGGAACTCGCAGATAGAAGCGCTGTGCTTGTGTTCTCCTATGTGGGTTATGACCAGATAGAGCTGAAGGTAGGCGACAGAAGGCAGTTGAACGTGGAGCTGGAGACGGATGTACAGGCACTCTCCGAGGTGGTAGTGACCACCTATGCGGAGACCAATGAAATGAGCTTTGAGAGTGCCGAACCGGCAGAGGGATTAAAAGCCTACCGGTCTTACCTGGAGCGAGAACTGAACTATCCCAGGACGGCTATCGACAGCAATGTTTCAGGTAAAGTAATCCTGAAAGTTGCCATTCTCGCCACTGGAGAGATAGGAACGATTGAAGTGAAGCGAAGCCTCGGATTTGGCTGTGATGAGGAGGCGATGAGGTTGGTACGAACAGGTCCCCCGTGGAGAGCAGCCACCAGAAATGGAGAGCCTGTAGAAAGTCAGGTTCGGGTAAAGGTGGTATTCCAACCGGAGTAG
- the ribD gene encoding bifunctional diaminohydroxyphosphoribosylaminopyrimidine deaminase/5-amino-6-(5-phosphoribosylamino)uracil reductase RibD, translating into MSDQQWMQRALELARLGLGNVSPNPMVGCVIVKDDKIIGEGYHEQYGGPHAEVNAVQAVKDQSLLAQSTAYVTLEPCSHFGKTPPCADLLVRHQVKRVVICNEDPNPLVAGQGIERLRNAGIEVEIGLLREEGRVLNRRFFTAFEKKRPYVILKWAQTADGFVARENYDSKWISNTYSRQLVHKWRAEEDAILVGTNTARYDNPSLTTRDWKGKNPVRFFIDRTLLLNKGMHLMDGTVPTYCFTEGEGENRQNLTFIQQEQIAPEAILASISELKIQSLIMEGGSGLLNSFIERGLWDEARVFIAPHTFGKGIAAPHISGELLSAEDVLGDRLLIYKNH; encoded by the coding sequence ATGTCAGATCAACAATGGATGCAAAGAGCGCTGGAGCTTGCCCGTCTGGGTTTGGGCAATGTGAGCCCCAACCCTATGGTAGGGTGCGTGATTGTGAAAGATGACAAAATCATTGGGGAGGGCTATCACGAGCAGTACGGAGGGCCGCATGCGGAAGTGAATGCTGTACAAGCTGTGAAGGATCAGTCCCTTTTGGCTCAGAGCACCGCTTATGTCACGTTGGAGCCCTGTTCGCATTTCGGAAAGACTCCACCTTGTGCCGACTTGCTGGTGCGTCATCAGGTAAAGCGGGTGGTCATTTGTAATGAGGATCCCAATCCTTTGGTAGCCGGGCAGGGCATTGAGCGACTGAGGAATGCCGGAATTGAAGTGGAAATCGGTTTGTTAAGGGAAGAGGGGAGAGTGCTCAACAGAAGGTTTTTCACTGCATTTGAAAAGAAAAGACCCTATGTGATCCTGAAGTGGGCACAGACCGCTGATGGTTTTGTAGCCCGTGAAAACTATGACAGCAAATGGATCAGCAATACTTATTCGAGACAGCTGGTGCATAAGTGGCGTGCTGAGGAGGATGCTATTTTGGTGGGGACCAATACGGCTCGTTACGATAATCCATCTTTGACCACCAGAGACTGGAAGGGCAAAAATCCTGTGCGTTTTTTCATTGACAGAACGTTGTTGTTGAACAAGGGAATGCATCTCATGGATGGAACCGTACCTACTTATTGTTTTACGGAAGGGGAGGGTGAAAACAGGCAGAATTTGACATTTATTCAGCAGGAGCAGATTGCACCTGAAGCCATTTTAGCTTCGATCAGCGAATTGAAAATCCAGTCTTTGATTATGGAGGGTGGAAGCGGGTTACTCAACTCTTTCATTGAACGTGGACTTTGGGATGAAGCCAGGGTTTTCATTGCCCCTCACACTTTTGGTAAAGGCATTGCTGCCCCTCATATTTCCGGTGAACTTTTGTCAGCAGAGGACGTTTTAGGAGATCGGTTATTAATTTATAAAAATCATTGA
- a CDS encoding Glu/Leu/Phe/Val dehydrogenase, with protein sequence MAYIEPAPIKDKGNPFESMMSRFHIAAQHLGLDDEVYNVLKSPTKQVIVSLPITMDNGSIQVFEGYRVIHSNILGPSKGGIRYDMDVNLDEVKALAAWMTWKCAVVDIPYGGAKGGIKCNPRAMSAGEVERLTRSFTQSMLEIFGPDRDIPAPDMGTGPREMAWLMDHYSRAQGMTVNSVVTGKPLVLGGSLGRTEATGRGVMISAMAAMEKMKINPFKATCAVQGFGNVGSWAAILLAERGVTVVSVSDLSGAYYNKEGINIKEAINYRNENNGSLEGFAGAEKIDPDELLLLDVDVLVPAAVEDVITEKNAGQIKAKLIVEGANGPTSAKADAILNDNGIMAVPDILANAGGVTVSYFEWVQNRLGYKWTAERVNRRSDRIMKTAFDKVYETSQQYNVSLRIAAYIVAIDKVAKTYKYRGGF encoded by the coding sequence ATGGCTTACATTGAACCGGCTCCTATTAAGGATAAAGGAAATCCTTTCGAGTCAATGATGTCAAGATTTCACATTGCAGCGCAACACCTCGGCCTGGATGATGAAGTTTATAATGTATTAAAATCCCCCACCAAGCAAGTCATCGTATCACTCCCCATCACCATGGACAATGGATCTATCCAGGTATTTGAAGGCTATCGAGTGATTCATTCCAATATTCTGGGCCCTTCCAAAGGTGGGATCAGGTATGACATGGATGTGAACCTGGACGAAGTAAAAGCCCTGGCTGCATGGATGACCTGGAAATGTGCGGTGGTCGATATTCCCTATGGAGGTGCCAAGGGTGGCATCAAGTGCAACCCAAGAGCCATGTCTGCCGGAGAAGTGGAACGACTCACCCGATCATTCACGCAATCCATGTTGGAGATTTTCGGTCCCGACCGGGACATTCCGGCACCAGATATGGGTACCGGACCGAGAGAAATGGCCTGGCTAATGGACCACTATTCCAGAGCTCAGGGCATGACCGTCAACTCGGTTGTTACGGGTAAACCGCTGGTATTGGGTGGATCACTGGGCCGAACAGAAGCTACTGGCCGGGGAGTAATGATCTCAGCCATGGCGGCTATGGAGAAGATGAAAATCAATCCATTCAAAGCTACCTGTGCCGTTCAGGGATTTGGTAATGTAGGCTCATGGGCGGCCATCCTGTTGGCAGAAAGAGGTGTCACTGTGGTATCAGTCTCTGACCTTTCGGGTGCTTACTATAACAAAGAAGGCATCAACATCAAGGAAGCCATCAATTACCGAAATGAAAACAACGGATCACTGGAAGGTTTTGCAGGTGCTGAAAAAATAGATCCGGATGAACTCTTGCTACTCGATGTAGACGTGCTGGTGCCCGCTGCTGTGGAAGATGTAATCACTGAAAAGAATGCTGGCCAGATCAAGGCCAAGCTGATCGTGGAGGGAGCCAACGGCCCTACATCCGCCAAGGCTGACGCCATACTCAACGACAATGGCATCATGGCTGTGCCGGACATTCTGGCCAACGCCGGTGGGGTTACCGTCTCTTACTTTGAGTGGGTACAAAACAGGCTGGGTTACAAGTGGACCGCTGAGCGAGTCAACAGAAGGTCTGACAGGATCATGAAAACGGCTTTTGATAAAGTATACGAGACATCTCAACAATATAATGTTTCCTTGCGTATCGCTGCATATATTGTGGCCATAGACAAGGTGGCTAAAACCTATAAATACAGAGGAGGATTCTAA
- a CDS encoding VWA domain-containing protein produces the protein MKKLLLLLSMVMVFSLNAMTLPITGSVYDESGNPLPGVTIVEKGTTNGAQTDKYGKYSIQVNDTNSTLVFSFVGFQTEEIRVGKKQQINVILYTDVQQLQEVVLQDASSSSLRKRLNATGAVSRAAGPSYMVGESNPFHNTESYDAIEENIFHKSADKPLSTFSIDVDAASYSNMRRFLHMGQLPPKDAVRIEEMINYFHYDYEGPKDDKPFAIHTAKTRAPWNEDHLLVKIGIQGKKLAMEQLPPSNIVFLLDVSGSMNAPNKLPLLVSSLKMLTNELRPQDKVAIVVYAGAAGLVLPPTDGANKPAIIEALENLEAGGSTAGGAGIKLAYKVAKEHFVEGGNNRVILATDGDFNIGASSNGEMQRLIEEKREEGVFLTVLGFGMGNYKDSKMETLADKGNGNYAYIDNILEAKKVLVTEFGGTLFTIAKDVKIQVEFNPNVVQAYRLIGYENRKLNDEDFNDDKKDAGELGSGHTVTALYEIIPVGVKSNFTKEVDDLKYQSQTITGDTDELLTVKFRYKEPNKNTSQLIEQPLANDSTFDEDENLNWSATVASFGMVLRDSEFKGNLTFSKILTMAHQSVGVDEFGYRAEFIKLVNIANRIQ, from the coding sequence ATGAAAAAGCTCTTATTACTTCTCAGCATGGTGATGGTTTTCAGTCTGAATGCCATGACCCTCCCAATAACCGGTTCAGTTTATGACGAATCCGGCAACCCGCTTCCTGGGGTAACCATAGTAGAAAAGGGAACAACGAACGGCGCACAAACGGACAAGTATGGAAAGTACTCCATTCAGGTAAATGATACCAACAGCACCCTGGTCTTTTCATTCGTGGGCTTTCAAACTGAAGAAATCCGCGTCGGAAAAAAACAACAAATCAACGTGATCCTCTACACCGATGTGCAACAGTTACAAGAAGTAGTACTTCAGGATGCTTCATCATCTTCCTTACGTAAGCGATTGAATGCCACAGGGGCAGTATCAAGGGCCGCTGGCCCTTCCTACATGGTAGGTGAGTCCAACCCATTTCACAACACCGAATCCTATGACGCCATTGAGGAAAATATCTTCCACAAAAGTGCCGATAAGCCACTTTCTACTTTTTCAATAGATGTGGACGCCGCTTCCTACAGCAACATGCGCCGCTTTCTCCACATGGGTCAGCTACCGCCCAAAGATGCCGTACGCATAGAAGAGATGATCAACTACTTTCATTACGACTATGAAGGGCCTAAAGACGACAAACCCTTTGCCATACACACTGCTAAAACCAGAGCTCCCTGGAATGAGGATCACCTGTTGGTGAAAATTGGCATTCAGGGGAAAAAACTGGCCATGGAGCAGCTTCCGCCATCCAACATCGTTTTCCTGCTGGATGTCTCCGGCTCCATGAACGCTCCCAACAAACTACCACTCCTCGTCTCCAGTCTAAAAATGTTGACCAATGAACTACGTCCGCAGGATAAGGTGGCCATAGTGGTCTACGCAGGCGCTGCGGGGCTGGTGCTGCCTCCTACAGACGGAGCGAATAAGCCTGCAATCATCGAAGCACTGGAAAATCTGGAAGCAGGGGGCTCCACCGCTGGTGGTGCCGGCATCAAACTGGCGTACAAAGTTGCGAAGGAGCATTTTGTGGAGGGTGGCAACAACCGGGTGATATTGGCCACCGATGGAGACTTCAATATTGGGGCCTCTAGCAATGGAGAGATGCAGCGCCTCATCGAAGAAAAACGGGAGGAGGGTGTATTCCTAACCGTACTGGGCTTTGGTATGGGCAATTACAAAGATTCTAAAATGGAAACCCTGGCTGACAAAGGCAACGGCAACTATGCCTACATCGACAACATCCTGGAAGCCAAAAAAGTATTGGTGACAGAGTTTGGTGGTACTCTTTTCACGATCGCCAAAGACGTGAAAATTCAGGTGGAGTTTAACCCCAATGTGGTGCAGGCCTACCGCCTGATAGGCTATGAAAACAGAAAGCTCAATGATGAGGACTTCAACGATGACAAAAAAGATGCTGGCGAGCTGGGGAGTGGGCACACGGTGACCGCTCTTTACGAAATCATTCCGGTGGGAGTCAAAAGCAATTTCACCAAAGAGGTAGATGACCTGAAGTACCAGTCGCAGACCATCACGGGAGATACAGATGAGTTACTGACCGTAAAATTCAGATACAAGGAGCCAAATAAAAATACCAGTCAACTCATAGAACAGCCTTTGGCCAATGACAGCACATTTGATGAAGACGAAAACCTCAACTGGTCGGCCACGGTAGCCAGCTTCGGGATGGTGTTGAGAGATTCAGAATTTAAGGGAAATCTCACATTCAGCAAAATACTCACCATGGCCCACCAGTCTGTCGGGGTGGACGAATTCGGCTACAGAGCAGAGTTTATCAAACTGGTAAACATTGCTAACAGGATTCAGTAA
- a CDS encoding RNA polymerase sigma factor: protein MKFISSNKDEQPDEALLIRYQQTGDKALIGALFSRYVHLVYGLCLKYLKDRDGAQDAVMTIFESLFKKLLDHDVKYFKSWLYMVAKNHCLMELRKAGTSKDLNGSIMENEVFLHPIEEMPTDVTDDLDAMEKCLEQLRDDQQKCLRMFYLQELSYEEVSTKTTFALKKVKSYIQNGKRNLKICIEKQHADR, encoded by the coding sequence TTGAAATTTATTTCTTCAAATAAGGACGAACAACCGGATGAAGCACTGCTCATCCGCTACCAACAGACTGGCGATAAGGCTTTGATTGGAGCACTTTTCAGCAGGTATGTGCATCTGGTGTATGGACTTTGCCTGAAGTACCTGAAAGATCGGGATGGCGCACAGGATGCGGTGATGACCATTTTTGAATCTCTTTTTAAAAAGCTTCTGGACCATGACGTAAAGTATTTCAAGAGCTGGCTCTATATGGTGGCTAAAAATCACTGTCTCATGGAGCTTCGCAAAGCCGGAACCAGCAAAGATTTGAATGGATCAATTATGGAAAATGAGGTGTTTTTGCATCCAATAGAAGAAATGCCTACCGATGTGACCGATGACCTTGATGCCATGGAAAAATGCCTGGAACAGCTACGGGATGATCAACAAAAATGCTTGCGGATGTTTTATTTGCAAGAGCTGAGTTACGAAGAGGTGAGTACGAAAACCACTTTTGCGCTGAAAAAGGTGAAGAGCTATATCCAAAATGGGAAGAGAAATTTGAAAATCTGTATAGAAAAGCAACATGCCGACAGGTAG
- a CDS encoding phosphatidylserine decarboxylase family protein, with amino-acid sequence MNIHKEGYKIIPIAAIILVLLYALLYWLIPFQVVQVILGLAAVIFFILVVRFFRDPEFPVEKNPSQIIAPADGKVVVIEETEESEYLKDKRIQVSIFMSPLNVHVNRSPVAGEISYFKYHPGKFLVAWHPKSSTDNERTSIGLKLASGVEIMMRQVAGAVARRICFYSEAGKPVEQGEKFGFIRFGSRIDLYLPLDAKIKVNIDDISYGGKTVIAELS; translated from the coding sequence ATGAACATTCACAAAGAAGGATACAAGATCATACCCATTGCAGCCATTATTCTAGTGCTGCTCTACGCACTGCTTTATTGGCTCATCCCATTTCAGGTGGTGCAGGTCATACTGGGCCTGGCAGCGGTTATTTTCTTCATCCTTGTGGTACGTTTCTTCAGAGATCCTGAGTTTCCTGTGGAAAAAAACCCTTCACAAATCATCGCTCCGGCAGATGGTAAAGTGGTGGTAATCGAAGAAACCGAAGAGTCTGAATACCTGAAAGACAAAAGAATTCAGGTATCGATCTTCATGTCGCCGCTTAACGTGCATGTGAACAGAAGCCCGGTAGCAGGAGAAATCTCTTACTTCAAATATCACCCGGGTAAATTTCTGGTGGCGTGGCATCCCAAATCGAGCACAGACAATGAGCGCACTTCTATCGGGCTGAAACTGGCCTCCGGAGTGGAGATCATGATGCGTCAGGTGGCGGGTGCTGTGGCTCGGAGGATTTGTTTTTATTCGGAAGCAGGAAAACCAGTAGAGCAAGGTGAAAAATTTGGCTTTATCCGTTTCGGTAGCCGAATAGACCTCTATCTTCCACTGGATGCCAAAATCAAAGTAAACATTGATGACATTTCTTACGGAGGCAAAACGGTCATTGCCGAGCTGTCATAA